A window from Chryseobacterium vaccae encodes these proteins:
- a CDS encoding HesA/MoeB/ThiF family protein, with amino-acid sequence MKKEDVFARYSRQIFIEEIGLDGQKKIQAAKVLIIGAGGLGSPVIQYLAAAGIGMLGVADFDEVELHNLNRQVIHNEHTVGMPKTKSAAKFVENLNHQVKCIEIEEKINEFNAGKILDPYDIIIDGSDNFSTRYLVNDTCIQLKKTLVYGSIFGFSGQVAVFNHNGSKNLRDLFPEPPFDEDIPDCDRLGVLGALPGIIGSMMAMEALKIIAHLPVNLNQLTLVDTLGWRFQTVDF; translated from the coding sequence ATGAAAAAGGAAGATGTTTTTGCACGATACAGCCGACAGATATTTATAGAAGAAATAGGATTGGACGGTCAGAAGAAAATTCAGGCCGCCAAAGTTCTGATTATAGGAGCCGGAGGTTTAGGAAGCCCTGTTATTCAGTATCTGGCTGCAGCAGGAATTGGAATGCTTGGAGTGGCAGACTTTGATGAGGTTGAGCTCCATAACCTGAACCGTCAGGTCATTCATAATGAACATACTGTTGGAATGCCGAAGACTAAAAGCGCAGCGAAGTTTGTGGAAAATCTCAATCATCAGGTTAAATGCATAGAAATTGAGGAAAAAATCAATGAATTCAATGCCGGAAAAATTCTTGATCCATACGATATTATTATTGATGGATCAGATAATTTTTCAACAAGATATCTGGTGAATGATACCTGTATACAATTAAAAAAGACTTTGGTGTATGGCAGTATTTTCGGATTTTCAGGCCAGGTTGCTGTCTTTAATCATAACGGCAGTAAAAACCTAAGGGACCTGTTTCCTGAACCTCCCTTTGATGAAGATATCCCAGATTGCGACCGTCTTGGTGTTCTGGGAGCTCTGCCAGGAATAATAGGAAGTATGATGGCCATGGAGGCTTTAAAAATTATTGCACACCTTCCGGTTAATTTAAACCAACTAACCTTGGTGGATACACTAGGCTGGCGGTTTCAGACCGTAGATTTTTAA
- a CDS encoding outer membrane beta-barrel family protein, with product MKKITILTSALCSMFFSAQTTGDTVKVKIIESISLEGKKKIIERKVDRLVYDVQNSMVSQGSSGTEVLANTPLLKVDEDKGLLSIIGKSGVSVMVNDRMLNLSGTELMNYLKNLRSENIAKIEVITTPPAKYDAQGNSGIINIVLKKNQNLGWSGFLNSYYKQATYAGFGGSTSLNYQNKKLKASLKLRGYDEDKRSVENYTVSSTRSSVSQDDRRDMNDGLGANINLDYAVTEKSNLGLIYDIARGHSNMDIASFQNYFNGDAVILRTNTNSKHRSTSKSQMLNLYFDQKLGEHKLSIGANYYGNLPENNVNFITTDLSDSAEKIVRNLSSVDYKIYSGQADLALNLKKIQMETGLKYSQFSNRSDIGYFNLTGSDYIIDPERSNLFDYDEKNYAAYISASKDFGEKWSAKLGFRYEYTETNGYSPTTLSRSENKYGKLFPSAYISYKANENNQFSLNYSRRINRPGFRALDPFRWYSNPYSYYAGNPSLLPAFNDNIEFNYIFKNKWSANLYYQRSTSNFDQITFPDGIYMTSTYENYYNQNNYGINLNYTDTFFKMWESSLSASYSYSDTQITKFNAVVMNGQSFYYSTNNTFRLNKEKTFYFFLNYWQSLPSKGGNSTSKSNASVNAGVKMSLMDKKLQMNLSVNDIFRQAGYRGSAYYEDNVQSFNNYWDARKLTLSVTYSFGNQKVKSNSRTVDFEDKNRAN from the coding sequence ATGAAAAAAATAACCATTCTCACTTCAGCATTATGCAGTATGTTTTTCTCTGCCCAAACGACGGGCGATACTGTAAAAGTGAAAATCATTGAATCTATATCTCTGGAGGGAAAGAAAAAAATTATAGAACGGAAGGTAGACCGCCTTGTGTATGATGTTCAGAACTCAATGGTCTCACAAGGGAGCTCCGGAACAGAGGTTCTGGCCAACACACCTCTGCTAAAAGTTGATGAAGACAAAGGACTTCTTTCTATTATAGGGAAAAGCGGTGTTTCTGTAATGGTCAATGACCGTATGCTGAATCTTTCAGGAACAGAGCTGATGAATTATCTGAAAAACCTTCGTTCTGAGAATATTGCCAAAATTGAAGTGATCACCACTCCTCCGGCTAAGTATGACGCTCAGGGAAACAGCGGAATCATCAATATCGTTCTGAAGAAAAACCAGAACCTGGGATGGAGCGGCTTTCTGAATTCGTACTACAAACAGGCTACCTATGCAGGTTTTGGAGGAAGTACAAGCCTGAATTATCAGAATAAAAAACTAAAAGCTTCATTAAAACTCCGTGGCTACGATGAAGACAAGCGTTCTGTAGAAAACTATACTGTGAGCAGCACCCGTTCATCTGTGAGCCAGGATGACAGGCGGGACATGAATGACGGCCTGGGAGCCAATATCAACCTTGATTATGCAGTGACTGAAAAATCAAATTTAGGTCTGATTTACGACATTGCCCGTGGACATTCTAATATGGATATTGCTTCTTTTCAGAATTATTTTAACGGGGATGCTGTTATCCTGAGAACCAATACCAATTCTAAACATCGTTCAACCTCAAAATCCCAGATGCTTAATTTATATTTTGATCAGAAATTGGGAGAACATAAGCTAAGTATAGGAGCCAATTATTATGGAAATTTACCGGAAAACAATGTTAATTTTATAACGACTGATCTTTCGGATTCGGCGGAGAAGATTGTAAGAAACCTTTCATCTGTTGATTATAAAATTTATTCGGGACAGGCAGATCTTGCTTTAAACTTAAAAAAAATTCAGATGGAAACCGGACTAAAGTACAGCCAGTTTTCCAACCGTTCAGACATCGGCTATTTTAACCTGACCGGAAGTGACTATATCATAGATCCGGAGAGAAGTAATCTTTTTGATTATGATGAAAAAAATTATGCAGCATACATCAGTGCGAGCAAGGATTTTGGCGAAAAATGGTCTGCAAAGCTGGGTTTCCGGTATGAATATACCGAAACGAACGGATATTCACCAACCACACTGTCACGATCTGAAAATAAATATGGAAAACTATTCCCATCAGCCTATATTTCCTATAAAGCCAATGAAAATAACCAGTTCAGTCTGAATTATTCCAGAAGAATCAACCGTCCTGGTTTCCGGGCCCTGGATCCGTTCAGATGGTACTCCAATCCTTACAGTTATTATGCAGGAAATCCAAGTCTACTGCCTGCCTTCAATGATAATATAGAATTCAATTATATTTTTAAGAATAAGTGGTCTGCTAATCTGTATTACCAGAGATCTACCAGTAATTTTGACCAGATCACTTTTCCTGACGGAATTTATATGACCAGCACGTATGAAAACTATTATAATCAGAACAATTACGGAATCAACCTTAATTATACCGATACGTTTTTCAAAATGTGGGAAAGCAGTCTATCCGCCTCATACAGCTACAGCGATACACAGATCACCAAATTCAATGCTGTGGTTATGAACGGGCAGTCATTTTATTATTCCACCAACAATACATTTCGTCTGAATAAAGAGAAAACTTTTTACTTTTTTCTTAATTACTGGCAGTCTCTTCCGTCCAAAGGAGGAAATTCAACCTCAAAAAGCAATGCCAGCGTGAATGCCGGGGTTAAAATGAGCTTAATGGATAAAAAACTTCAGATGAATCTATCTGTCAATGATATTTTCAGACAGGCGGGATACAGAGGAAGTGCTTATTATGAAGATAATGTACAATCTTTTAATAATTACTGGGATGCCAGAAAACTGACTTTAAGCGTTACTTACAGTTTCGGAAACCAAAAGGTAAAATCCAACAGCAGAACAGTTGATTTTGAGGATAAAAACAGAGCGAACTAA
- a CDS encoding aconitate hydratase — protein sequence MTFDIDMIKKVYERYPERIAIARQIVGKPLTLSEKILYTHLWEGNAKQAYERGNSYVDFAPDRVAMQDATAQMALLQFMQAGKAKVAVPSTAHADHLIQAKVGADKDLQEGINKNSEVFNFLSSVCDKYGIGFWKPGAGIIHQVVLENYAFPGGMMIGTDSHTVNAGGLGMVAIGVGGADAVDVMAGMAWELKMPKLIGVKLTGKMNGWTSAKDVILKVAGILTVKGGTGCIVEYFGEGAQSLSATGKGTICNMGAEIGATTSTFGYDDSMRRYLAATGRQDVVDAADKIAEHLTGDSEVYANPEQYFDQLIEINLSELTPHLNGPFTPDLATPVAEFRAKAEANGWPLEVEWALIGSCTNSSYEDLSRAASIVEDAVSKGVKPKAILGINPGSEQVKFTAERDGFLNSFRKFENARIFTNACGPCIGQWDREGAEKGEKNSIIHSFNRNFAKRADGNPNTHAFVASPEMVAAVAISGRLDFNPITDTLTNEAGEQVKLDEPKGSELPARGFAVDDNGYQAPSADGSSVVVNVSPTSDRLQLLEEFPAWDGKNIEGAKVLIKAFGKCTTDHISMAGPWLKYRGHLDNISNNMLIGAVNAYNMETNKVKNELTGEYGEVPAVQRAYKAAGVPTIVVGDQNYGEGSSREHAAMEPRHLGVKAVLVKSFARIHETNLKKQGMLGITFANEADYDKIQEDDTVNFLDLDQFAPGKQLTLEFIHKDGTKDIIMANHTYNDQQIDWFKAGSALNLIKQQEK from the coding sequence ATGACTTTTGATATTGATATGATCAAAAAAGTGTACGAGCGTTACCCTGAGAGAATTGCTATAGCAAGACAAATCGTAGGAAAACCTCTTACCCTTTCAGAAAAAATTCTTTACACCCACCTTTGGGAGGGGAATGCTAAACAAGCATATGAAAGAGGAAACTCTTATGTGGATTTTGCACCGGACAGAGTAGCCATGCAGGATGCAACAGCGCAAATGGCGCTTTTACAGTTCATGCAGGCCGGAAAAGCTAAAGTTGCCGTTCCTTCAACAGCACACGCCGATCACCTGATCCAGGCGAAAGTAGGGGCAGATAAAGATTTACAGGAAGGTATCAACAAAAATTCCGAGGTATTTAACTTCTTAAGTTCTGTATGTGATAAATACGGAATCGGGTTCTGGAAACCGGGAGCAGGTATCATTCACCAGGTTGTCCTTGAAAATTATGCATTCCCGGGAGGGATGATGATTGGTACAGACTCCCATACGGTAAACGCCGGAGGACTAGGAATGGTCGCTATTGGTGTAGGAGGTGCTGATGCAGTAGACGTAATGGCCGGAATGGCCTGGGAGCTTAAAATGCCTAAACTTATCGGGGTTAAATTAACCGGAAAAATGAATGGATGGACTTCCGCTAAAGATGTTATTCTGAAAGTAGCAGGAATTCTTACCGTAAAAGGAGGTACAGGATGTATCGTAGAATACTTTGGTGAAGGAGCCCAATCTCTTTCAGCAACAGGTAAAGGTACAATCTGTAATATGGGTGCCGAAATTGGTGCCACTACTTCCACTTTCGGGTATGATGACTCTATGAGAAGATACCTGGCTGCAACAGGAAGACAAGATGTAGTAGATGCTGCTGATAAAATTGCAGAACACTTAACTGGTGACTCTGAGGTTTATGCCAATCCTGAACAGTATTTTGATCAATTAATTGAAATCAACCTTTCTGAGCTTACTCCACATTTAAATGGACCTTTTACTCCGGACTTAGCAACTCCAGTTGCTGAATTCAGAGCGAAGGCTGAAGCAAACGGATGGCCGCTTGAGGTTGAATGGGCACTTATAGGCTCATGTACCAACTCTTCATATGAAGATTTATCAAGAGCTGCTTCTATTGTGGAAGATGCCGTATCTAAAGGGGTTAAGCCAAAAGCAATCTTAGGGATCAATCCAGGTTCTGAACAGGTAAAATTCACAGCAGAAAGAGACGGATTCCTTAATTCTTTCAGAAAATTTGAGAACGCCAGAATCTTTACCAATGCCTGCGGACCATGTATCGGTCAATGGGACAGAGAAGGCGCTGAAAAAGGAGAGAAAAACTCTATTATTCACTCTTTCAACAGAAACTTTGCAAAAAGAGCTGATGGAAACCCGAACACTCATGCTTTCGTAGCCTCTCCGGAAATGGTAGCTGCTGTAGCAATCTCAGGAAGACTAGACTTCAACCCAATTACAGATACTCTAACGAACGAAGCCGGCGAACAGGTAAAACTGGATGAGCCTAAAGGCTCTGAACTTCCTGCAAGAGGTTTTGCAGTAGATGACAACGGTTATCAGGCTCCATCGGCAGATGGTTCCAGCGTTGTTGTGAATGTAAGTCCTACTTCCGACAGGCTTCAGTTATTAGAAGAGTTCCCTGCTTGGGACGGTAAAAATATTGAAGGCGCAAAAGTACTGATCAAAGCTTTCGGAAAATGTACAACTGATCATATTTCTATGGCTGGACCATGGTTGAAATACAGAGGTCATTTAGACAATATTTCAAACAACATGTTGATTGGAGCAGTAAACGCTTACAATATGGAAACCAATAAGGTTAAAAATGAGCTAACCGGTGAATACGGTGAAGTTCCGGCTGTACAAAGAGCTTACAAAGCAGCAGGCGTGCCGACCATTGTTGTGGGAGACCAAAATTATGGTGAAGGTTCTTCAAGAGAGCATGCTGCCATGGAGCCGAGACACCTTGGAGTAAAAGCGGTATTGGTAAAATCATTTGCGAGAATCCACGAAACCAACCTTAAAAAACAAGGGATGCTTGGAATTACTTTCGCTAATGAAGCTGATTACGATAAAATTCAGGAAGATGACACAGTGAACTTCTTAGACCTTGACCAGTTTGCTCCAGGAAAACAATTAACTTTAGAATTCATTCATAAAGACGGAACTAAAGACATTATCATGGCCAACCACACCTACAACGATCAACAAATTGATTGGTTCAAGGCTGGTTCTGCATTGAACCTGATTAAACAACAAGAGAAATAA
- a CDS encoding sensor histidine kinase codes for MKKKQLLSLHIFYWCLYFIKEVLEFNFSMKELSKLYLVFSVTFFITSFCCFYINYFWVVPKFFDLNKFYKIIIGYFISVFCFVIIRYSVEETLLPALFGIRNYAEGTGLAFYFYDNIYFSFITIFVSTVLCIFKLYSAMETEKNRLMTEKKDAELQALKTQINPHFIFNSLNNIYSLVYQNSEKALPAIEELSRLLRYSTKDLEKPLIRLEKEIGYIESLIALESLRIKNPELLVIEKNINNPDQGISPMLLVPFVENAFKHGDFRDKGFELKISDKKGSLHFYLHNFKNNRSKDDFSGIGIENVRKRLEILYPAHQLSIRENESEFVVDLKITFPHENH; via the coding sequence ATGAAAAAGAAACAGCTTTTATCCCTGCATATTTTCTATTGGTGCCTCTATTTCATCAAAGAAGTGCTCGAATTTAATTTTAGTATGAAAGAACTGAGTAAACTATATCTTGTTTTTTCTGTTACTTTTTTCATCACCAGTTTTTGCTGTTTCTACATTAATTACTTTTGGGTCGTTCCGAAATTTTTTGATCTGAATAAATTCTATAAAATCATTATCGGGTATTTTATAAGTGTTTTCTGTTTTGTCATTATACGGTATTCTGTGGAGGAGACGCTCTTGCCTGCTTTATTTGGAATAAGAAATTATGCAGAAGGAACCGGACTTGCCTTTTACTTCTATGATAATATCTATTTCAGCTTTATTACCATTTTTGTGAGTACGGTTCTATGTATTTTTAAGTTGTATTCTGCGATGGAAACTGAAAAGAATAGACTCATGACCGAAAAGAAAGACGCAGAACTTCAGGCACTGAAAACGCAGATCAATCCGCATTTTATTTTTAATTCCCTGAATAATATTTACTCTTTGGTATATCAAAATTCTGAAAAGGCGCTTCCTGCGATAGAAGAGCTGAGCCGCTTACTGAGGTACAGTACAAAAGACCTTGAAAAGCCTTTGATCCGGTTGGAAAAAGAAATAGGTTATATTGAAAGCCTGATCGCTCTGGAAAGTTTAAGAATTAAAAACCCGGAACTGCTTGTCATTGAAAAGAATATTAATAATCCGGATCAGGGAATCTCTCCCATGCTGTTGGTTCCGTTTGTAGAAAATGCTTTTAAACATGGTGATTTCAGAGATAAAGGTTTTGAACTTAAAATATCTGATAAAAAAGGATCGCTGCATTTTTATCTTCATAATTTTAAGAACAACAGATCTAAAGATGATTTTTCAGGAATTGGTATTGAAAATGTCAGGAAAAGGCTTGAAATTTTATATCCTGCTCACCAGTTGTCTATTCGTGAAAATGAATCTGAATTTGTTGTAGATTTGAAAATAACTTTTCCGCATGAAAACCATTAA
- a CDS encoding LytR/AlgR family response regulator transcription factor: MKTIKCIIVDDEPLAISLLENYVRKVPFLELVFSAENPITALEYIRTNNCDLIFLDIQMPELTGINFMKIVGDSHKYILTTAYSEYALEGYEHHVVDYLLKPISFDRFYKSVEKARERFSFHENKRESYFFVKSSGQQHRINYNDILYIESIKDYVNIRTTDQEYIVLDTLKSLENQLSDDFIRIHKSFIINLDKIKNIGLKKVILESEQEVPIGESYRANLLNKLK; encoded by the coding sequence ATGAAAACCATTAAATGTATTATTGTTGATGATGAACCGCTGGCTATCTCGCTGCTGGAAAATTACGTGCGGAAAGTTCCCTTTTTAGAACTGGTCTTCTCCGCAGAAAACCCCATTACAGCGTTGGAATATATCCGGACTAATAATTGTGATCTTATCTTTCTGGATATTCAGATGCCGGAACTTACAGGAATCAACTTTATGAAAATCGTAGGAGATTCACACAAGTATATTTTAACGACTGCTTATTCTGAATATGCATTGGAAGGCTATGAACATCATGTGGTAGATTATCTTCTGAAGCCGATTTCTTTTGATAGATTTTATAAAAGCGTGGAAAAAGCCCGGGAGCGTTTTTCTTTTCATGAAAATAAAAGAGAGTCATATTTCTTTGTTAAATCTTCAGGGCAGCAGCACCGGATCAATTATAATGACATCCTTTATATTGAAAGCATCAAAGATTACGTAAATATCCGTACAACAGATCAGGAATATATTGTTCTGGATACCCTGAAATCTCTGGAGAACCAGCTTTCAGACGATTTTATACGGATTCATAAATCTTTTATCATCAATCTGGATAAAATCAAAAATATAGGCCTTAAGAAAGTGATATTGGAATCTGAACAGGAAGTTCCGATTGGGGAGAGCTATAGAGCAAATCTGTTAAATAAGCTAAAATAA
- a CDS encoding DUF5694 domain-containing protein, translating into MKTFFYTLLLCLPALMTAQKKPSDYFQNPRTKVLVVGTFHFDYPNLDAHKTLKEDQVDVLSPKTSKEVTELVNYIKKFKPTKIAIEAWPEWNANQKLKEYNEGKHRDQRDERYQLAMRIAKDLKIGELYSIDAGSVLDDMMEKIGKTDSLYFKNLLQDYDFKSDDPISQSFTSLYKASEPKNFKSLLDNFMYLNSKEYHQYGYGVYLSGDFKLRQYDGADMLALYWYDRNLRMFRNMQNIPHSAEDRILVIAGNGHAAVFRQLLTFSAEYDFVEFSSLK; encoded by the coding sequence ATGAAAACTTTTTTTTATACACTCCTGCTATGTCTTCCTGCATTGATGACCGCACAGAAGAAACCTTCAGACTATTTTCAAAATCCAAGGACCAAAGTTCTTGTAGTAGGTACATTCCATTTTGATTATCCTAATCTTGATGCCCACAAAACCCTAAAAGAAGATCAGGTGGATGTACTATCTCCGAAAACTTCAAAAGAAGTGACTGAACTGGTCAATTACATCAAGAAATTCAAGCCTACTAAAATCGCTATCGAAGCCTGGCCGGAATGGAATGCCAATCAGAAATTGAAGGAATACAACGAAGGTAAGCACCGTGACCAGCGTGATGAACGTTATCAACTGGCTATGCGAATCGCCAAGGATCTTAAAATTGGGGAACTTTATAGCATAGATGCAGGATCAGTTCTGGATGACATGATGGAAAAAATAGGCAAAACAGATTCCCTTTATTTTAAAAACCTCCTTCAGGATTATGATTTTAAAAGCGACGATCCTATATCCCAGAGTTTTACTTCACTCTATAAAGCTTCTGAGCCTAAAAACTTTAAGTCCCTGCTGGATAATTTTATGTATCTGAACAGTAAAGAGTACCATCAATACGGCTATGGAGTTTATCTTAGCGGAGATTTCAAGCTGAGACAGTACGATGGAGCAGATATGCTGGCTCTGTACTGGTATGACAGAAACCTGAGAATGTTCAGAAATATGCAGAATATCCCTCACAGTGCTGAAGACAGAATCCTTGTGATTGCCGGTAATGGCCATGCTGCAGTATTCAGACAACTTCTTACGTTTTCCGCAGAATATGATTTTGTAGAATTTTCTTCACTTAAATAG
- a CDS encoding outer membrane beta-barrel family protein, which translates to MKKTILTLSLLGSIFAYSQEKNNTTKEKQIEGVVITKTKKAVEQKADRTIFDFSEQPQLNTGNVLEGVKKLPGLVSTDIAGMMYQGKMLDVYLNGRPLNITSNDLNSFLEGMPANSVDRIEVITQPGAEFPATSGGAIMNIITNKNANKYLTATYSGNYSFSDYDKYRSRTSNSVNLNARNKYFGWQLNVGQNYRENMMLNQQDELLNSNTDRVSRGYFAKAGVTFDLGIDRLLLNYDIYHNNNDNYTLSSGFATKIIPDITNPDGYYLKDYTFNNNFDASNSNNVRQEAVVTYQKRFDDKSKKLDFQFGFTKSDNKFNQDNILRYERFTDGQPVNNFTGNILNNSTDMRIANLKVDYSQPIKLMDGGKVSFGGLYEKMDFDTESRGITNLEYQRQTASTYLEFQAKLKKFDFILGGRAENYDISGVTRVYSSQKGLVEADLIPFNKFKFFPNASVQYSLMNQVNVIANYNKKISLPSISALNPNNTTFGGPNTQINGNPNLQPTIFDNYEVKVSAFDYAFVGYSVSSAKNQVAQLIMRDGKNLYNQQVNISNMRIHNFNVGLPIPFMIFSKPMSEIMKFNFNPDKINFMYLYAGYQKHEIDDLNNKGFWIFNVMTQLLLPKEITLNANYSYLTPKGSYFYFTADKPFNNSLNLTLTKKFMDKRLTVSLFANDIFNSQVMQAHSSPLQGVPVTIRSKNDTRNFGISINYKIPTKNKLAKEDPNILNQTKKEESGGVMQTPQ; encoded by the coding sequence ATGAAAAAAACTATATTGACTTTATCCCTGTTGGGCTCTATTTTCGCCTATTCACAGGAAAAGAACAATACCACGAAAGAAAAGCAAATTGAAGGGGTTGTCATCACCAAAACTAAAAAAGCCGTTGAACAAAAGGCAGACCGTACTATTTTCGATTTTTCAGAGCAGCCTCAGCTGAATACAGGAAATGTTCTTGAGGGAGTAAAAAAACTTCCGGGATTGGTTTCCACAGATATTGCAGGAATGATGTATCAGGGGAAAATGCTGGATGTCTATCTGAACGGAAGGCCTTTAAATATTACTTCTAATGACCTGAACTCCTTTCTTGAAGGGATGCCAGCCAACTCCGTAGACCGAATTGAAGTCATTACACAGCCGGGAGCAGAATTTCCTGCTACTTCAGGAGGGGCTATCATGAATATCATCACGAATAAAAATGCCAATAAGTATTTAACGGCTACCTATTCCGGAAACTATTCATTCTCGGATTATGATAAATACAGAAGCAGAACAAGCAATTCTGTGAATTTAAATGCCAGAAACAAGTATTTCGGATGGCAGTTGAACGTGGGTCAGAATTACCGTGAAAACATGATGCTCAACCAGCAGGACGAATTGCTGAACAGCAATACGGACAGGGTAAGTCGCGGCTATTTTGCCAAAGCCGGGGTTACTTTTGATCTTGGGATAGACCGACTATTGTTGAACTATGACATTTATCACAACAATAATGATAATTACACGCTAAGCAGCGGGTTTGCCACGAAAATAATTCCGGATATTACCAACCCTGATGGATATTACCTGAAGGATTATACTTTTAATAACAATTTTGATGCGTCAAATTCCAATAATGTAAGACAGGAGGCGGTAGTAACGTACCAAAAGCGTTTTGATGATAAATCGAAAAAGCTTGATTTCCAGTTTGGTTTTACAAAATCTGATAATAAATTCAACCAGGACAACATCCTGAGATATGAACGTTTTACAGACGGTCAGCCAGTAAATAATTTTACCGGAAACATCCTGAACAACAGCACGGATATGAGAATTGCGAATCTAAAAGTAGATTATTCTCAGCCGATCAAGCTGATGGATGGAGGTAAGGTAAGCTTCGGAGGTTTATATGAAAAAATGGATTTCGATACTGAAAGCAGAGGAATAACTAACTTGGAGTACCAAAGACAGACGGCATCCACTTATCTTGAATTCCAGGCTAAGCTGAAAAAGTTTGATTTCATTTTGGGAGGCCGTGCCGAGAATTATGATATTTCCGGGGTTACCAGAGTGTACAGTTCACAAAAAGGTTTGGTAGAAGCGGATCTTATTCCTTTCAATAAGTTTAAATTCTTCCCGAATGCCAGTGTACAGTACAGTCTGATGAACCAGGTTAATGTTATTGCGAATTATAACAAAAAAATCAGTCTTCCGAGTATTTCAGCCCTGAACCCGAACAACACAACGTTTGGAGGCCCCAATACTCAGATCAACGGTAACCCGAACCTTCAGCCGACTATATTTGATAACTATGAGGTGAAAGTTTCTGCTTTTGACTATGCTTTTGTGGGATATAGTGTAAGTTCAGCAAAAAATCAGGTAGCACAGCTTATCATGAGGGACGGAAAGAACCTGTATAACCAGCAGGTGAATATTTCCAATATGAGAATCCATAATTTTAATGTGGGTCTTCCGATTCCGTTTATGATTTTCAGCAAGCCTATGAGCGAAATTATGAAATTCAACTTCAATCCTGACAAGATCAACTTTATGTATCTTTATGCAGGATACCAGAAGCATGAAATTGATGACCTGAACAACAAAGGGTTCTGGATCTTCAACGTAATGACCCAGTTACTTCTTCCTAAAGAAATAACATTGAATGCCAATTACAGTTATCTAACCCCGAAAGGAAGTTACTTCTATTTTACGGCAGACAAACCATTCAACAACTCTCTTAACCTTACTTTGACCAAGAAGTTTATGGATAAGCGTTTAACGGTTTCTCTGTTTGCGAATGACATCTTCAATTCTCAGGTAATGCAGGCTCATTCCAGCCCACTGCAGGGAGTACCGGTAACGATTCGTTCTAAAAATGACACGAGAAATTTCGGAATCTCAATCAATTATAAGATTCCAACCAAAAACAAACTGGCAAAAGAAGATCCGAACATCCTAAACCAGACTAAAAAAGAAGAAAGCGGAGGGGTAATGCAGACCCCGCAATAA